Proteins encoded within one genomic window of Aspergillus nidulans FGSC A4 chromosome VII:
- a CDS encoding signal recognition particle subunit SRP72 (transcript_id=CADANIAT00008682) produces the protein MSTQSLSSLLSRASIDDHEEVLRSCDAALAKSRSDIQAQHVKVVALLKLDRYEDCLRVFEEGGDILKKKAALEYGYTLYKTGHPETAIDVVSSLAGDRGARHLEAQATYRAEKFRRTAEIYQGLSRESAPTVNEENDLRINSWATDAQLQWKGHPESVRHTRPTRDDLEAFETVYNAACLSIAKGEFDQAGLLLKRAKELCRTSEDLTPEDRDAELLPIAVQQLYVLICQGKSAEAESILEEISIKDISELSTKRIGQNNAAIARGTTANPYALYEALHEVPDSTDNDKLFDYQYNVMTGNLHAVDLLVHKYDGIIRSTSKALSQAPFPSTEASTNLLSVYNVAARAKGETGTPALKAILSAVERRPKDIGLVLTAVQLYVNQGNTTSAIVILERTLQLLDESISEQDKEIRFNPGLLSVLIALYKREGRKTQIKAELAKAATFWSGQAAQPTSLLRAAGASLLHSSLASDTSQAAELFKSLYEKTPDDLFAVAGYVASHAAIDYSQVEAQAKYLPSVDDLISDIDVAALETAGVAPSSSTTAAAAAAIAGARKRPAPTKDRVAKRVRKSRLPKDYDPSKTADPERWLPLRDRSTYRPRGRKGKQRAAERTQGGVVSEKSEETTLSGQQQQQKPQTGGSSQKKKKKGKR, from the exons ATGTCCACGCAGTCCTTAAGCTCGCTCCTCTCCAGAGCGTCCATTGACGACCATGAAGAAGTCCTCCGCTCGTGCGATGCTGCCTTAGCAAAGTCGAGGTCCGATATTCAGGCCCAGCATGTTAAGGTGGTTGCTTTGTTGAAACTCGATCGGTACGAAGACTGTCTACGTGTTTTCGAGGAAGGCGGGGATatcctgaagaagaaggcggcgTTGGAATACGGTTATACTCTCTATAAGACCGGGCACCCCGAGACTGCCATTGATGTTGTTTCAAGCCTGGCCGGCGACCGGGGTGCACGGCATCTGGAAGCCCAGGCT ACATATCGGGCCGAGAAGTTTCGTCGTACGGCGGAGATATACCAAGGACTTTCTCGGGAGTCAGCGCCAACGGTGAACGAGGAGAACGATTTACGAATCAACAGCTGGGCGACGGATGCACAACTGCAGTGGAAAGGCCACCCCGAGTCTGTTCGCCATACAAGGCCTACGAGAGACGATCTGGAGGCGTTTGAGACGGTCTACAATGCGGCATGTCTAAGTATTGCGAAAGGCGAATTTGACCAAGCCGGATTGCTCTTGAAGCGTGCCAAAG AACTCTGCCGCACCTCGGAAGACCTTACCCCTGAAGACAGGGATGCTGAATTGCTTCCAATCGCTGTGCAGCAGCTGTACGTTCTGATTTGTCAGGGCAAGTCGGCAGAGGCCGAGTCCATCCTGGAGGAGATCTCAATCAAAGA TATCTCCGAATTATCCACAAAACGAATTGGTCAGAATAATGCCGCGATCGCTCGCGGGACCACGGCGAACCCATATGCCCTGTACGAAGCGCTCCACGAAGTACCCGACTCAACGGATAACGACAAGTTGTTTGACTATCAGTACAATGTCATGACAGGTAACCTCCACGCCGTCGATCTTCTAGTTCACAAATACGACGGCATAATCCGATCCACTTCCAAGGCTTTGTCGCAAGCCCCGTTTCCGTCTACAGAAGCTAGCACAAACCTGTTGTCAGTTTACAATGTAGCAGCACGGGCCAAGGGTGAGACAGGAACACCAGCACTAAAGGCAATCCTTTCTGCAGTGGAGAGACGGCCAAAGGATATTGGGCTGGTCCTCACTGCCGTACAACTCTACGTGAACCAGGGCAATACCACTTCCGCCATCGTGATCTTGGAGAGAacccttcagcttctcgacgAGTCCATTTCCGagcaggacaaggagatCCGCTTCAACCCCGGTTTACTCAGTGTACTTATTGCCTTGTACAAACGTGAGGGCCGAAAGACTCAGATCAAAGCCGAATTGGCCAAAGCTGCGACGTTCTGGAGTGGCCAAGCTGCCCAGCCAACGTCACTGCTCCGGGCAGCGGGAGCGTCTCTTCTGCACTCTTCACTTGCATCGGATACATCCCAGGCCGCGGAGTTGTTCAAATCTCTGTATGAGAAGACGCCAGACGATCTCTTCGCTGTTGCCGGCTACGTAGCCTCACATGCAGCCATTGATTACTCCCAAGTCGAAGCGCAAGCAAAATATCTCCCATCCGTTGACGACCTGATCTCAGATATTGACGTTGCCGCTCTCGAAACTGCAGGTGTTGCCCCGTCATCCTCTAccactgccgctgctgccgcagcGATCGCGGGAGCGAGGAAGCGGCCTGCTCCCACTAAGGACCGTGTCGCGAAGCGAGTTCGAAAGTCCCGACTCCCCAAAGATTATGATCCGAGCAAGACAGCCGACCCGGAACGTTGGCTGCCGCTACGTGACCGGTCAACCTACCGACCTAGAGGGAGGAAAGGTAAGCAGCGGGCTGCAGAGCGTACGCAAGGAGGGGTGGTCAGTGAGAAATCTGAAGAGACTACGCTCtctgggcagcagcagcagcaaaagcccCAAACCGGGGGCTCTAgtcaaaagaagaagaagaaggggaagcGGTAG
- a CDS encoding aminophospholipid-translocating P4-type ATPase DNF3 (transcript_id=CADANIAT00008679) — protein MSQPNRVPDSTQNRSPQQPRISLDQPSSPSDTTSQIPRRPPQPSRSHSLRIAAPGRTSLSPSRTLSDSGRRLSQQHVRFSADLERPIAEGNTQASWEQDRRPSSRGLSINTSIANTQSLSSATSPDANRAPNSTLSPRSALSPTSPQSPDTVGRSRSRNRGYSLRRTIFAKNIESQSAPPSPVELGDIAKTESEVAEQEVSAAPAPGTSETKFSENEKLEVNVAQKSTSASACTENGLSVYSSEQTDLKEGRNLSPSLSYDRWLKRKAAITALQLRAENFLETIRKTILRIKTIPPSKDGRHIDLDPTRTENLIDERTGKPYVENWIRSSRYSLWSFFPRQFFAQFTKLANFYFLVVAILQMIPGLSTTGKFTTIVPLLIFVGISMGKEGFDDWRRYRLDKEENNRFAYVLRPGANVLSRSVTGDSGSTSSESQDWDMVKWNEIKVGDVIRLERDQPVPADMVLLHADGPNCTAYVETMALDGETNLKTKQPCHSVAKVCGTVGGICSSSIHFAVEDPNLDLYKFDGNVTVAAGEKTPLTNNEILYRGSILRNTERAVGMVIYTGEECKIRMNANKNPRIKMPSLQGKVNRVVMLIVLLVVMLAGACTIAYKYWSHDVESHAWYLEDANVSYGPVFTSFLIMFNTMIPISLYVSMEIVKVAQMLMLNADIDMYDPESDTPLEARTSTINEELGQVSYIFSDKTGTLTNNSMRFRKMSVAGTAWFHDFDLLDEAAQEGDREKLIHKKRSVKGKKAVARQSNVSEVQRSLARPSMSTHDGARKEGPSVPNTRTTDMLKYIQRKPYTVFARKAKMFILAMALCHTCLPEEDESGNTTFQAASPDELALVTAARELGYIVHDRQPNTLTVRTFPNGQDQEPVDEVYEILDVIEFSSARKRMSVVVRMPDRRICLFCKGADSVLMKLLKRAALAQEKVNEIERRASKRKAAEASEVIRRNSEHHNRKDSGVRNSFSRPSMSHRRSSVSGRRASTLRDSIDVWLRDRETDGGLLHRNSDVEYYSPRPSAQLGRQSTTFSDSGSSVHDDEEDLVEEALVVDEAAVFERCFQHLNDFATEGLRTLLYAHRFLDEATYAEWRCAYQEATTSLVNRQERIEQVGQQIEQQLELTGATAIEDKLQKGVPETIDKLRRANIKLWMLTGDKRETAINVGHSCRLVKDYSSLVILDQEMGNVEESISNLTKDILNKTVAHSVVVVDGQTLSMIEGDETLRAAFFKLAILVDSVICCRASPKQKAFLVKSIRRQVQDSVTLAIGDGANDIAMIQEAHVGIGITGKEGLQAARISDYSIAQFRFLLKLLLVHGRWNYMRACKYTLGTFWKEMLFYLTQALYQRWNGYTGTSLYEPWSLSMFNTLFTSLAVIFLGIFTKDLSASTLLAVPELYTKGQRSEGFNIRLYLGWTFIATCEAMLVYFVMYSLFGNVLFTTGNINDIFSAGLLTFSACVIIINTKLQVLEVHNKTYLSLAVFIISVGGWFLWNMILSRQYDFKSGDGIYHVPGNFLLHSGHDLSFWVVLLITVTAVIIFEIIVASLRANIFPTDVDVFQEYEKDLDIRKRFEEAAASELQQGWDHGKKKSSFEIAREEAEMEARERQVAELLARPRVMSDAAKNDSSRGVGVYVESASESASASASALGDSQDQIAGTGVGAESSAPRRSMEIHELFSKGFGALKKGQLK, from the coding sequence ATGTCACAACCGAACAGAGTGCCAGATTCGACCCAGAATCGGAGTCCCCAACAACCGCGAATCTCTCTAGACCAGCCGTCGAGTCCCTCCGATACGACGTCACAGATTCCTCGGCGCCCACCCCAGCCTTCGAGAAGTCATTCACTGCGTATAGCCGCCCCAGGACGGACCTCGCTTTCTCCCTCTCGAACACTTTCAGATTCAGGAAGGAGGTTATCGCAACAACATGTCCGTTTTTCAGCTGATTTGGAGCGTCCAATTGCGGAAGGAAATACACAGGCTTCATGGGAGCAGGACCGGCGACCGTCGTCTAGAGGACTCTCGATAAATACGAGTATCGCGAATACCCAAAGCCTTTCGTCTGCTACCTCTCCTGATGCCAACCGTGCGCCGAATTCGACTCTTTCACCGCGCTCAGCGCTCTCTCCTACGTCCCCGCAGAGTCCAGATACCGTTGGCCGCTCTCGATCCCGAAACCGCGGATACTCGTTACGTCGAACAATCTTTGCGAAGAATATCGAGTCGCAATCGGCTCCTCCGTCACCTGTTGAGCTAGGGGATATTGCGAAGACCGAATCGGAGGTTGCAGAGCAAGAAGTTTCCGCGGCGCCGGCACCCGGGACGTCGGAGACAAAATTCAGTGAAAATGAGAAGTTGGAGGTAAACGTTGCGCAAAAGTCAACGTCTGCTTCGGCTTGTACGGAGAATGGGCTCAGTGTGTATTCCTCCGAGCAAACAGATCTCAAGGAAGGGAGGAATTTGTCTCCGAGTTTATCTTATGATCGATGGCTCAAAAGGAAAGCGGCCATTACCGCTCTGCAACTTCGTGCTGAGAATTTCCTCGAGACGATCCGCAAAACCATTCTCCGGATCAAGACGATTCCGCCGAGCAAAGATGGCCGTCATATTGATCTTGACCCGACGCGGACAGAAAACCTGATCGATGAGCGGACAGGAAAGCCATATGTCGAAAACTGGATTCGTTCGAGTCGCTACAGTTTATGGAGCTTTTTTCCCCGCCAGTTCTTCGCGCAATTTACTAAACTAGCAAACTTTTATTTCCTGGTTGTTGCAATCCTGCAAATGATCCCTGGTTTGAGTACGACAGGTAAATTCACTACTATTGTACCTCTTTTGATTTTTGTCGGAATCTCCATGGGCAAAGAAGGGTTCGATGATTGGCGGCGGTATCGACTggacaaggaagaaaatAACCGCTTCGCCTACGTGCTTCGACCCGGCGCAAACGTGCTATCCCGTTCTGTCACTGGTGACAGCGGATCCACCTCGAGTGAGTCGCAGGACTGGGATATGGTTAAGTGGAACGAAATTAAGGTTGGCGATGTGATTCGGCTGGAGCGTGATCAGCCTGTACCTGCAGATATGGTCTTGCTTCACGCGGATGGGCCGAACTGTACGGCCTACGTGGAGACCATGGCTTTGGATGGGGAGACCAATCTTAAAACCAAGCAGCCGTGCCACTCTGTGGCAAAGGTATGCGGAACGGTGGGAGGTATTTGCAGCAGTTCAATACACTTTGCTGTAGAAGATCCTAACCTTGATCTCTACAAATTCGATGGAAACGTGACGGTAGCTGCTGGAGAGAAGACGCCGCTGACAAACAATGAAATTCTCTACCGCGGTAGTATCCTTCGCAACACTGAACGGGCAGTGGGCATGGTCATTTACACGGGCGAGGAATGCAAGATCCGCATGAATGCAAACAAAAACCCTCGCATCAAGATGCCCTCTCTCCAAGGCAAGGTTAACCGAGTCGTCATGCTCATTGTGCTTTTGGTGGTAATGCTGGCTGGTGCCTGTACCATTGCCTACAAGTACTGGTCACATGACGTGGAAAGCCATGCCTGGTACCTCGAGGACGCCAACGTGAGCTATGGGCCTGTTTTCACCTCTTTTCTCATCATGTTCAATACGATGATTCCGATTTCGCTCTATGTGAGTATGGAAATTGTCAAGGTGGCTCAAATGCTCATGCTCAACGCCGATATCGACATGTATGATCCCGAGTCTGACACACCGCTTGAAGCCCGGACTTCGACGATCAATGAGGAACTTGGCCAAGTCAGCTATATCTTCTCAGACAAAACTGGAACATTGACAAACAATAGCATGCGTTTCCGTAAGATGAGCGTCGCTGGGACCGCATGGTTTCATGACTTTGATCTGCTTGACGAGGCTGCTCAGGAAGGTGATCGGGAGAAGCTGATCCATAAGAAACGAAGTGTCAAAGGCAAAAAGGCTGTAGCCCGGCAATCTAATGTCTCCGAGGTTCAACGATCTCTGGCTAGACCGTCCATGTCAACCCATGATGGGGCTCGCAAGGAAGGGCCATCTGTGCCGAACACTCGCACGACCGATATGCTTAAATACATTCAGCGCAAGCCATATACGGTCTTTGCCCGCAAAGCCAAGATGTTTATCCTGGCAATGGCTCTCTGCCATACGTGTCTCCCGGAGGAGGACGAGTCTGGAAATACAACCTTCCAAGCGGCCTCGCCAGACGAGCTCGCTTTGGTCACGGCTGCTCGAGAGCTAGGGTATATCGTCCATGACCGGCAACCGAATACACTGACTGTCAGAACATTTCCTAACGGACAAGATCAGGAGCCTGTTGATGAAGTCTACGAGATTTTAGATGTGATCGAATTTTCTAGCGCTCGAAAGCGCATGTCAGTCGTGGTGCGGATGCCTGACCGACGGATTTGCCTGTTCTGCAAAGGCGCCGACAGTGTCTTAATGAAACTCTTGAAGCGAGCCGCCCTTGCTCAGGAAAAAGTCAATGAAATTGAGCGCCGCGCAAGCAAGCGAAAGGCTGCAGAGGCTAGTGAGGTCATCAGGCGAAACAGCGAGCACCACAACCGTAAAGATAGTGGCGTACGCAACAGTTTCAGTCGTCCAAGTATGTCGCATCGTCGCTCTAGCGTTTCTGGCAGGCGCGCATCCACATTGAGAGACAGTATTGATGTCTGGCTTCGTGATCGGGAGACGGATGGCGGACTCCTGCACAGGAATAGCGACGTCGAGTATTACAGCCCCAGGCCTTCCGCGCAGTTAGGACGGCAATCTACCACGTTCTCTGATTCGGGAAGTTCCGttcatgacgatgaagaggatttgGTCGAGGAGGCGCTGGTTGTTGACGAAGCTGCTGTTTTCGAGCGCTGCTTCCAGCATTTAAATGACTTTGCTACTGAGGGATTGCGGACGCTTCTATATGCCCACCGATTCTTAGACGAGGCCACATATGCGGAGTGGAGATGCGCTTACCAAGAAGCTACAACTAGTCTTGTCAATCGGCAGGAACGGATTGAACAGGTTGGCCAGCAAATTGAGCAACAGCTCGAATTGACCGGTGCCACAGCGATCGAAGATAAGCTCCAGAAGGGCGTCCCAGAGACAATTGACAAGCTACGCCGAGCGAACATTAAGCTATGGATGCTTACTGGCGACAAACGGGAGACGGCGATCAATGTTGGTCACTCATGCCGCCTGGTCAAGGATTACTCTAGCCTTGTGATTCTGGATCAAGAAATGGGCAATGTGGAAGAGTCCATTTCGAATCTGACAAAGGACATCTTGAACAAAACAGTTGCTCACTCCGTGGTCGTGGTCGATGGGCAGACGCTCTCAATGATTGAAGGGGACGAGACCCTTCgcgccgccttcttcaaacTTGCCATTCTTGTCGATTCGGTGATTTGCTGCCGTGCCAGTCCGAAGCAGAAAGCTTTTCTGGTCAAGTCAATTCGCCGGCAGGTGCAAGATTCGGTGACTCTGGCAATCGGCGACGGCGCTAATGACATCGCTATGATCCAAGAGGCTCACGTGGGTATTGGTATCACGGGTAAAGAAGGTCTTCAGGCTGCACGTATTTCCGACTACTCGATTGCTCAGTTCAGATTCTTGCTGAAATTGCTTTTGGTTCACGGCCGGTGGAACTACATGCGAGCTTGCAAGTATACTCTCGGAACGTTCTGGAAGGAAATGCTCTTCTATCTTACTCAAGCCTTGTATCAGCGATGGAACGGATACACCGGTACGAGTCTGTATGAGCCCTGGAGTCTTAGCATGTTCAACACCCTCTTTACCTCGCTCGCCGTCATCTTCTTAGGCATTTTCACTAAGGATCTCTCTGCATCGACCCTCCTCGCCGTTCCGGAACTCTACACCAAAGGCCAGCGCAGCGAGGGCTTCAACATCCGCCTCTACCTTGGCTGGACATTCATAGCTACGTGCGAAGCCATGCTCGTCTACTTTGTCATGTACAGTCTTTTCGGCAACGTCCTCTTCACCACAGGCAACATCAACGATATCTTCTCCGCGGGTCTTCTAaccttctccgcctgcgtgatcatcatcaacacaAAACTACAGGTTCTCGAAGTCCACAATAAAACATACCTCTCCTTAGCGgtcttcatcatctctgTTGGCGGCTGGTTCCTCTGGAACATGATTCTCTCAAGACAATACGACTTCAAATCGGGTGACGGCATTTACCATGTCCCTGGCAACTTCCTGCTCCACTCTGGTCACGATCTCTCATTCTGGGTTGTACTACTTATAACCGTTACCGcggtcatcatcttcgagatCATCGTCGCCTCCCTCCGCGCGAATATTTTCCCGACTGATGTCGACGTCTTCCAGGAATATGAGAAGGATCTGGATATCAGGAAACGCTTCGAAGAGGCCGCTGCGTCAGAGTTGCAGCAGGGATGGGACCATGGCAAGAAGAAATCAAGCTTCGAAATCGCCCGcgaggaagcggagatggAGGCGCGCGAGAGACAGGTTGCTGAGCTCCTGGCTAGGCCGAGAGTTATGAGCGATGCGGCTAAGAACGATTCTTCGCGCGGCGTTGGTGTTTATGTCGAGTCTGCAAGTGAGTCTGCGTCTGCGTCTGCTTCTGCGCTTGGCGACAGTCAAGATCAGATTGCTGGTACTGGTGTTGGCGCTGAGTCTTCTGCGCCAAGACGCTCGATGGAGATTCATGAACTGTTCTCGAAGGGGTTCGGGGCATTAAAGAAGGGGCAGTTGAAGTGa
- the rfeF gene encoding protein rfeF (transcript_id=CADANIAT00008680): protein MGFASKIANAQMSASNSGGVYGGAPPTSYTGGPPTGAGSQAGGYQPQQAPQQQQPPQQYQAYPGGSASGYPPQNAPYPPGPPGPPHAQAPGGQYGPPSGAGGAVGPATQQQLNAYRQLLISTIQEKSLQHFYPPDKLDRLVQGLSRDGPAKVNKIVNEFALPTEIAMDVIKLSLYDIVLYVDDSGSIEFEEKGVRKEQLKQILGIVATIASTFDEDGISLRFMNNDFMQNNIRSAQDVEQIISNIRFSGMTPLGSALRSKVLDPMIVGPARAGRLQKPVLVITITDGQPAGEPLDSVAQGIRYAVDEVSRSPFGRGAVAFQFSQVGNDTKARDFLGSLDNDPSIGGLIDCTSNFEVEQDEMSRANPPVHLTRELWCAKLMLGSIDSSYDTKDERGSGPSGAPPGPPPGQYGGYGQSGPGYGSSAPYNPGQQQPYSPAYPPHSQAPGGYAQPPPQGQYGGYSQPGPGYGSPAPYSSGQQQGYGSAPYPPSSQASGSYGQQQYGQRPGSQPGYPGQQPPYGQQPRY, encoded by the exons ATGGGA TTCGCATCAAAGATCGCTAACGCTCAAATGTCTGCTTCCAACTCTGGAGGCGTGTATGGAGGAGCGCCACCCACCAGCTACACGGGCGGTCCTCCTACTGGCGCTGGTTCTCAGGCTGGTGGATAT caaccgcagcaagcacctcaacaacagcagccgccgcagcaatATCAGGCTTATCCTGGTGGATCG GCCTCCGGTTATCCGCCTCAGAATGCTCCTTACCCGCCCGGTCCTCCTGGCCCGCCGCATGCTCAAGCCCCGGGAGGGCAGTACGGTCCACCCAGCGGCGCGGGCGGCGCTGTTGGACCTGCgacccagcagcagcttaACGCCTATCGCCAACTCCTGATCTCCACGATCCAAGAGAAGAGCCTTCAGCACTTTTACCCTCCTGATAAATTGGACAGACTCGTGCAAGGCCTCTCTCGAGATGGACCCGCTAAGGTCAACAAGATTGTGAATGAGTTTGCCCTGCCTACCGAGATAGCCATGGATGTCATCAAACTTTCACTTTATGACATTGTCCTCTACGTTGACGATAGCGGCTCAATTGAGTttgaggagaagggcgtACGGAAGGAGCAATTGAAGCAGATTCTTGGTATCGTTGCAACTATTGCATCTACctttgatgaggatggcatcAGTCTTCGCTTCATGAACAACGACTTCATGCAAAACAACATTCGCAGCGCCCAGGATGTGGAACAGATTATTTCCAACATCCGATTCTCCGGCATGACGCCTCTAGGTTCCGCTCTGAGATCCAAGGTACTTGATCCCATGATAGTGGGTCCAGCCAGAGCAGGCCGCCTGCAAAAGCCGGTTCTCGTCATCACTATCACCGATGGTCAGCCCGCTGGAGAACCTCTGGACTCCGTCGCTCAGGGAATTCGCTAcgctgttgatgaggttTCGAGATCCCCATTTGGACGTGGTGCGGTTGCCTTCCAGTTCTCGCAAGTCGGAAACGACACCAAGGCTCGGGACTTCCTCGGCAGTCTCGACAACGACCCTAGCATTGGTGGCCTGATCGACTGCACCTCCAACTTTGAAGTAGAACAGGATGA GATGTCCCGTGCTAACCCACCTGTGCATCTGACTCGTGAGCTGTGGTGCGCGAAACTCATGCTCGGCTCTATCGATTCCTCGTACGATACCAAGGACGAGAGGGGTAGTGGCCCATCTGGTGCTCCTCCTGGGCCTCCTCCTGGCCAGTACGGCGGCTATGGTCAGTCAGGACCGGGATACGGCTCATCCGCACCATACAATCCCGGCCAGCAACAGCCGTACAGCCCTGCTTACCCCCCGCACAGCCAAGCGCCTGGAGGCTATGCACAGCCACCTCCCCAAGGCCAGTACGGCGGCTATAGCCAACCGGGCCCGGGATATGGCTCACCCGCGCCTTACAGCTCCGGACAACAACAGGGGTATGGCTCTGCTCCTTACCCACCGAGCAGCCAAGCGTCTGGGAGCTATGGCCAGCAACAATATGGACAACGGCCCGGATCTCAGCCTGGTTATCCCGGTCAACAGCCTCCGTACGGACAGCAGCCGAGGTATTAA
- a CDS encoding uncharacterized protein (transcript_id=CADANIAT00008681), translating to MASHSQPTCLNVGILAAGPHPVQTIYLPALNALSNLYTISAFYMPSSTAQSDKERAVTPNAILTDPSISLILNFMPNEYHELYTIAALQAGKHVMVETPVSLSIPSAKRILDAEKDAPNGARVFVACARRYAPCFESVFKKEVAELERIHYARLRMIAGPHVAHTATSLRVVSSDEPELGNGSKEGVQGEKEKEEEDEDRAARLHDLMEEVFGKEEQPNHERIALSRFLASLGCHDLGLMRDTLGYPDAISNISVNEPFYSALFHYNGSVAGARYGRHPFTLMYETGTDCVPRCDAQLAVYGHNKTVTIHYDLPYARAQPVRVVVERADERGGLMQTETVSTWEEAYQEELKALYAYLVEGKPAKTTARDSLQDIKLFQTIFDQYNKQCGTIRTPLG from the coding sequence ATGGCCTCTCATTCTCAGCCTACCTGCCTCAACGTGGGCATCCTAGCAGCAGGCCCGCACCCCGTCCAAACTATATACCTGCCAGCACTGAACGCGCTCTCTAATCTTTATACAATATCTGCATTCTATATGCCGAGCTCCACTGCGCAATCCGACAAAGAACGGGCGGTCACACCGAACGCCATCCTTACCGACCCCAGTATATCGCTTATTCTGAATTTTATGCCGAACGAGTACCACGAACTCTACACAATCGCCGCCCTCCAAGCCGGCAAGCACGTTATGGTTGAGACCCCCGTGAGCTTGAGCATCCCATCCGCAAAGCGGATCCTTGATGCAGAGAAAGATGCGCCGAACGGGGCGCGCGTCTTTGTAGCCTGTGCAAGGCGGTACGCGCCTTGCTTTGAAAGTGTGTTCAAGAAAGAGGTGGCGGAGCTAGAGAGGATCCATTATGCGCGGTTGAGGATGATCGCCGGGCCGCATGTTGCGCATACGGCGACGAGTCTAAGGGTTGTTTCGAGTGATGAGCCCGAGCTCGGGAACGGTTCTAAGGAGGGGGTCCagggggagaaggagaaggaggaggaggacgaagatcGAGCAGCGCGCCTCCACGACCTGATGGAGGAGGTCTTTGGTAAAGAAGAACAACCAAATCACGAGCGCATCGCCCTCAGTCGCTTTCTTGCCTCGCTGGGCTGCCACGACCTCGGTTTGATGCGAGACACACTCGGCTATCCAGATGCGATCTCAAATATCTCGGTGAATGAGCCATTCTACTCAGCGCTGTTCCACTACAATGGCAGCGTTGCCGGTGCCCGGTACGGCCGACATCCGTTTACGCTCATGTACGAAACCGGGACGGATTGCGTACCGCGATGTGATGCGCAGCTGGCGGTGTATGGACATAACAAAACTGTCACTATTCATTATGACCTGCCGTATGCGCGGGCACAGCCGGTTCGCGTTGTTGTTGAGAGGGCAGATGAGCGCGGTGGGTTGATGCAGACAGAGACGGTGAGTACCTGGGAGGAGGCTTACCAGGAAGAATTGAAGGCGCTGTATGCATACCTCGTTGAGGGGAAGCCGGCAAAGACAACTGCGAGAGATTCGTTGCAAGACATCAAGCTGTTTCAGACAATATTCGACCAGTACAATAAGCAATGTGGGACGATCCGCACTCCGCTTGGTTAG